The stretch of DNA CTTGTAAAAGTGATTTTAATTTTGGTCGTGCTTATCCTCTCTGGGGCAGGCGTCTCTGTCGCGGGACCGATTATGTTTATTGGCTTAATGACTCCACATTTAGTCCGGGCGCTTGTCGGAACGGATTATCGGTGGATTATTCCGGGCTCAGCCCTTTTCGGAAGCATGATGCTTGTGCTGGCTGATACAGCAGCCCGTATGATTAACCCGCCATTTGAAACACCGGTTGGCGCGGTCATTTCTGTTGTCGGCGTGCCGTTTTTCCTTTATCTTATTCGCAAAAGGGGGCGGCTCACACAATGAATGATCATTTAAAGAAAAGAGCAAGACGCGTTTTCACCGTGTCAGCTGTACTTCTTGTTGTTTTATTTATAGCAAGTGCTGCGTCAGGAAAAGTGGCTGTTCCGCCGATGCGTCTTCTAGAAACGCTGCTCGGTAATGGGACACCTAGAGAAGAGCTTATTTTATACAGCTTCCGTCTGCCGCGCATGATGATTACGATGCTTGCCGGAGCGGCGCTGGCCGTCTCAGGCGCGATATTGCAAAGTATCTCCCACAATCCGCTGGCCGACCCCGGAATTCTCGGCATTAACGCGGGAGCGGGCTTGATGGTCACCATTTACGCGTTGGTCTTTACGCCGCAGTCTTCTACATTTTTATATATGGTGCCGCTGTTTGCATTTATTGGCGGCATGGTGACGGCACTCATCATTTCCGCAGTTTCCTATCATAAAACAGAAGGTCTTGATCCGATTCGTCTTGTTTTAGCAGGAGTTGGCATGGCGATGGCGATGGCGGGCATCATGCTGATCCTTGCTTCACAGTTTGACTCGCGCGAATACGAATTTATCGCCGGCTGGCTTGCCGGCGATATATGGGGTAATGACTGGAACTTTGTAAAAGCATTGGTGCCATGGCTGGTTGTCTTGATTCCGGCTGTATTGTGGAAATCAAATGTATTGAATCTATTAAACTTAAATGAAGGCACTTCTGCGGGGCTTGGAGTAAGAGTTGGCAGGGAGCGGATTATGCTGCTGCTCCTATCCGTTGCACTTGCATCAGCAGCTGTGTCAGTGAGCGGCGGCATTGTGTTTATCGGCTTGATGGCTCCGCATATTGCAAGAGGATTAACAGGACCGCGTCATCAGCATTTTGTGCCGGTTGCGGCGGTCATTGGCGCACTGCTGCTTCTTGGAGCGGATACGATCGGCCGCCTGATGCCTTTTACAACCTCTGTACCAGCAGGGATTATTGTCACATTGATCGGCGCTCCATATTTTATGTATTTGATGGTTAAAAAGTAATCTCCTGCATAAAGAGATATTTCAATCTGTAAAAAAGCTTCCTCCTTTTAAAAGGAGGAAGCTTTTTATATGGCCGGACGTTTTTCGATAGCGACAATAAAAGGAGGCGTGTTTACTTGGTTGATAAAGCCGTATTGCATAACGTGTGCCCGCTGCTGGTCAAGACCGGCAGCAAATTCAACCACTGCATTCCGCTCATCAGCGCCGCCTGCATGGCCATGGTATACAACGAGTACAATCAAACCGCCGGGTTTGAGCATATCAAACAGCTGGCGGATGGCTTCAATAGTGGTATCCGGTCTGGTAATGATCGATTTGTCGCCTTTTGGCAGGTAGCCGAGATTAAAAATGGCTGCATTGATCCCTCTGTGATAGAAGTCTGGAATATGCTTTCGGACCTCTTCATGGCCGCTATGAAACAGCGAAACACGGTTTGAGAAGCCCGCTTCTGCTACGCGTTTTTTTGTATTATGAATCGCCTGTTCTTGAACGTCGAATGCAAAAACGCGGCCGTCTTCGCCGGCCAGCCCGGCTAAAAATACCGTATCATGTCCATTGCCGGCTGTAGCATCGACAAAGCATGGGGCATCTGACAGGGTTTTTTGAATGAGAAGCCGCGCGAACGGCAAAATTCCATCTAGCGTCATGGCTGCACAATAGCTCCTTTGTAGAACTTGCCCTGCCACGTATCGCGCTTTTGCATTTCGGCATGAATGGCATTCAATACTTCCCACTTATTGACACTCCACATTGGGCCGATCATCAGCTCGATTGGGCCATCGCCCGTAATGCGGTGGACAACCATTTCCGGCGGCAGGATTTCAAGCTGGTCTACAACAAGCTTCGCATAGTCCTGCATCGATAAAAAGTCCAGCATGCCTTTTTCGTACTGTTTGACAAGAGGAGTCCCTTTTAAAAGGTGCAGCAAGTGAATTTTAATGCCCTGTACATCTAAATCAGCGATAGCCTGGGCTGTCTCCATCATCATTTCGGGAGTTTCAAGCGGCAGGCCGTTAATTAAATGGGAGCAAATACGGATGTTGTGCTTGCGCAGCTTTTCAACGCCTTCCACATACGTTTGAAAATCGTGGGCACGATTAATAATGCGGGCTGTTTTTTCATGAACGGTCTGCAGGCCGAGTTCTACCCATAAATACGTACGCTCATTCAGTTCAGCCAAATAGTCAACAACGTCATCCGGAAGGCAGTCCGGACGTGTGGCGATCGAAATACCAACCACATCATCCTGCTTCAGGACTGTCTCGTATTTTTCACGAAGCACCTCAACCGGCGCATGTGTATTCGTATATGCCTGGAAATACGCCATATATTTTCCGTGCTTCCATTTTTCGTGCATTTTTGTTTTTATATCATGAAACTGTTTTTCCAGCGGGTCAACCCGGTCGCCGGCAAAATCACCTGAGCCTGCTGCACTGCAAAATGTACAGCCGCCAAAAGCAACCGTGCCGTCGCGGTTAGGGCAGTCAAATCCGCCGTCAAGTGCTACTTTAAATACTTTATGACCGAAGTGCTGCCGCAAATGATAATTCCATGTATGATACCGTCTGTCGTCGCTTGCGTACGGAAACGGGTTTGTCATCATTCATTCCTCCTTTAAAGCTCGTTTTAAATTGTAGCATGAAGAGGGAAGCGGGTAAAATGCGCTTGCATATTAGCTGGAATTTTTCTAAAATGAAAGGTAAAGATTAATGAAGAAAGCCGTCGGACTAATGCTCCATTCTGGGTAGAGAAAAACCTCTCCTGTCCCACTCGCTGGGCAGGAGTTTTCTATTAGATCTATTATGTGGGCCGCGAAGCGCGGCGTATTCAGTTTTCGATCGGCAGTACATAAACGGAAGGCAGGTTTCAACATGAATTTTGATCACAAAAAGATCGAGCAAAAATGGCAGCACTATTGGGAACAAAATAAAACTTTTAAAATGAACAATGATTCGGATAAGCCGAAGTTTTACGCACTGGATATGTTTCCGTATCCATCAGGCGCCGGGCTTCACGTTGGTCACCCGGAAGGCTATACGGCAACAGATATTTTAAGCCGTTTTAAGCGTATGCAGGGATACAATGTGCTTCATCCAATGGGATGGGATGCATTCGGGCTTCCGGCAGAACAATACGCCCTTGATACTGGAAACGACCCGGCCGAATTTACAGAACAAAATATTAATAACTTCCGCCGTCAAATCAAATCACTCGGGTTTTCTTATGACTGGGATCGTGAAATCAATACAACAGACCCGGATTATTATAAATGGACACAGTGGATTTTCCTGGAATTGTATAAAAAAGGGCTGGCATATGTAGATGAAGTGCCGGTTAACTGGTGCCCGGCACTAGGAACGGTTCTTGCAAATGAAGAAGTGATTGATGGAAAATCAGAACGCGGCGGCCACCCGGTTGAACGCCGCCCAATGCGTCAATGGATGCTTAAAATAACGGCTTATGCGGACCGTTTAATCGAAGATTTAGAGGAGTTGGACTGGCCAGAGAGCATCAAAGATATGCAGCGTAACTGGATTGGCCGTTCTGAAGGAGCAGAAGTAACGTTCAATATTGACGGCCATGACGAAACGTTTACGGTATTCACAACGCGTCCAGACACGCTGTTTGGAGCGACGTATGCTGTTTTGGCTCCTGAACATCCATTTGTTGAAAAAATTACTACAGCGGAACAAAAAGAAGCCGTCGAGCAATATATTGATGGAGTCAAATCAAAAAGTGATCTTGAGCGGACCGATCTTGCCAAGGACAAAACCGGTGTTTTCACAGGCGCTTATGCCGTAAACCCGGTAAACGGTGAAAAAATGCCGATCTGGATCGCAGATTATGTATTGATCACATATGGTACGGGTGCGATTATGGCCGTTCCGGCACATGATGAGCGTGACTATGAGTTTGCGCGGAAATTTGATTTGCCAATCAAGGAAGTGGTAGCCGGAGGAAATGTAGAAGAAGAAGCCTATACAGGAGACGGCGAGCATATTAATTCAGACTTCCTTAACGGTTTAAACAAAGAAGATGCGATTGCGCAAATGATCGCCTGGCTCGAAAAAGAAGGCATTGGTACGAAAAAAGTGACGTACCGTCTTCGTGACTGGCTGTTCAGCCGTCAGCGTTACTGGGGTGAGCCAATTCCGATTATTCACTGGGAAGACGGTACAATGACAGCTGTTCCAGAATCAGAGCTGCCGCTTGTATTGCCGAAAACGAAGGAAATTCGTCCGTCCGGCACTGGTGAATCACCACTTGCTATTATTGAAGACTGGGTGAATGTCGTGGATCCGGAAACAGGCAAAAAAGGCCGCCGGGAAACAAATACAATGCCGCAATGGGCGGGAAGCTGCTGGTACTACCTGCGCTTTATCGATCCGACCAACAAAGAAGCGCTTGCGGATGCCGATCTTTTAAAACGCTGGCTGCCGGTTGATATTTATATCGGCGGAGCAGAGCATGCTGTACTTCACTTGCTATATGCGCGTTTCTGGCATAAAGTGCTGTATGATATCGGTGTGGTTCATACAAAAGAGCCATTCCAGAAATTATTTAACCAGGGAATGATCCTTGGGGAAAACAATGAAAAAATGAGTAAATCAAAAGGCAACGTCGTTAATCCGGACGAAATCGTGGAAAGCCATGGTGCCGACACGCTCCGCCTTTACGAGATGTTCATGGGCCCACTTGAAGCATCGATTGCCTGGAGCACGAACGGCGTAGAAGGAGCACGCCGCTTCCTTGACCGCATTTGGCGTTTGCTTGTGATGGATGATGGTTCGTTAACATCAAAAGTAGGCGAAGGCGATACAGCGCTTGAGAAAGTGTATCACCAGACCGTGAAGAAAGTAACGGAAGACTATGAAGGCCTTCGCTTTAACACAGCCATCTCACAAATGATGGTATTTGTAAATGAAGCGAACAAAGCCGAAACGATTCCAACAGAATACGCAGAAGGATTTGTAAAGCTTCTATCACCGCTTGCTCCGCACTTGGCAGAAGAGCTATGGGAAAAGCTCGGCCACAGCGAGACGGTAACGTACGAAGCATGGCCGCAATTTGATGAGTCAAAGCTTGTCGATAACGAAGTTGAAATCGTCTTGCAGCTGAACGGAAAAGTAAAAGCAAAACGTATGGTATCTAAAGACGCTACGCGTGAACAACTGGAAGAACTGGCTATGCAGGACGAACAGTTTGCAGCGGAACTAACTGGTAAAACGGTTCGCAAGGTTATTGCTGTACCGGGCAAGCTTGTGAACGTTGTAGCCAATTAATGTTGAGGGGATGAAGAATATGATTCCAATGATTACAGCAGAAGAAGTACGCCAAAAACTCGAAAACGGTGAAGCATTGGCCCTGATCGATGTTCGTGAAGAAGATGAAGTTGCAGAAGGCATGATCCCGGAAGCAGAGCATATCGTCATGGGAACCATTCCTGGTGAATTGGATCGCCTTGATCCAGAAACCGACTATATCATCGTATGTCGTTCAGGTGTACGTTCTGAGAATGTAGCCCGCTTTCTCATTGAAAACGGCTTTAAAGCCACAAACATGACAGGCGGCATGCTGAACTATACAGGTGAAACAGCACCGAAAAAATAAAAAACTGTGCGGACTCGCTCCGCACAGTTTTTTTATTTATCGAACGGCTGCTGCATTGGTGCCGGCAATATGTCCGGTAATAAGAGCCGCCGTAATATTATAGCCGCCGGTATAGCCATGAATGTCGAGTATTTCCCCACAGAAGAAAAGGCCATCTTTCTTTTTAGAAGCCATTGTTTTGGGCTCGATTTCTTTTACGGATACACCGCCGCCGGTTACAAATGCTTTTTCAATTGGCAATGTTCCGTGAACGGACATTTTAAATGACTTGAAAAGAGAAGCGAGTTCACGGATGGACGCTTCCGATAATCCGTTTCCAGGTGTCTCAAGATCG from Domibacillus sp. DTU_2020_1001157_1_SI_ALB_TIR_016 encodes:
- a CDS encoding iron ABC transporter permease, with product MNDHLKKRARRVFTVSAVLLVVLFIASAASGKVAVPPMRLLETLLGNGTPREELILYSFRLPRMMITMLAGAALAVSGAILQSISHNPLADPGILGINAGAGLMVTIYALVFTPQSSTFLYMVPLFAFIGGMVTALIISAVSYHKTEGLDPIRLVLAGVGMAMAMAGIMLILASQFDSREYEFIAGWLAGDIWGNDWNFVKALVPWLVVLIPAVLWKSNVLNLLNLNEGTSAGLGVRVGRERIMLLLLSVALASAAVSVSGGIVFIGLMAPHIARGLTGPRHQHFVPVAAVIGALLLLGADTIGRLMPFTTSVPAGIIVTLIGAPYFMYLMVKK
- a CDS encoding rhodanese-like domain-containing protein translates to MIPMITAEEVRQKLENGEALALIDVREEDEVAEGMIPEAEHIVMGTIPGELDRLDPETDYIIVCRSGVRSENVARFLIENGFKATNMTGGMLNYTGETAPKK
- the leuS gene encoding leucine--tRNA ligase; this encodes MNFDHKKIEQKWQHYWEQNKTFKMNNDSDKPKFYALDMFPYPSGAGLHVGHPEGYTATDILSRFKRMQGYNVLHPMGWDAFGLPAEQYALDTGNDPAEFTEQNINNFRRQIKSLGFSYDWDREINTTDPDYYKWTQWIFLELYKKGLAYVDEVPVNWCPALGTVLANEEVIDGKSERGGHPVERRPMRQWMLKITAYADRLIEDLEELDWPESIKDMQRNWIGRSEGAEVTFNIDGHDETFTVFTTRPDTLFGATYAVLAPEHPFVEKITTAEQKEAVEQYIDGVKSKSDLERTDLAKDKTGVFTGAYAVNPVNGEKMPIWIADYVLITYGTGAIMAVPAHDERDYEFARKFDLPIKEVVAGGNVEEEAYTGDGEHINSDFLNGLNKEDAIAQMIAWLEKEGIGTKKVTYRLRDWLFSRQRYWGEPIPIIHWEDGTMTAVPESELPLVLPKTKEIRPSGTGESPLAIIEDWVNVVDPETGKKGRRETNTMPQWAGSCWYYLRFIDPTNKEALADADLLKRWLPVDIYIGGAEHAVLHLLYARFWHKVLYDIGVVHTKEPFQKLFNQGMILGENNEKMSKSKGNVVNPDEIVESHGADTLRLYEMFMGPLEASIAWSTNGVEGARRFLDRIWRLLVMDDGSLTSKVGEGDTALEKVYHQTVKKVTEDYEGLRFNTAISQMMVFVNEANKAETIPTEYAEGFVKLLSPLAPHLAEELWEKLGHSETVTYEAWPQFDESKLVDNEVEIVLQLNGKVKAKRMVSKDATREQLEELAMQDEQFAAELTGKTVRKVIAVPGKLVNVVAN
- a CDS encoding TIGR01212 family radical SAM protein (This family includes YhcC from E. coli K-12, an uncharacterized radical SAM protein.), which produces MTNPFPYASDDRRYHTWNYHLRQHFGHKVFKVALDGGFDCPNRDGTVAFGGCTFCSAAGSGDFAGDRVDPLEKQFHDIKTKMHEKWKHGKYMAYFQAYTNTHAPVEVLREKYETVLKQDDVVGISIATRPDCLPDDVVDYLAELNERTYLWVELGLQTVHEKTARIINRAHDFQTYVEGVEKLRKHNIRICSHLINGLPLETPEMMMETAQAIADLDVQGIKIHLLHLLKGTPLVKQYEKGMLDFLSMQDYAKLVVDQLEILPPEMVVHRITGDGPIELMIGPMWSVNKWEVLNAIHAEMQKRDTWQGKFYKGAIVQP
- a CDS encoding class I SAM-dependent methyltransferase, with product MTLDGILPFARLLIQKTLSDAPCFVDATAGNGHDTVFLAGLAGEDGRVFAFDVQEQAIHNTKKRVAEAGFSNRVSLFHSGHEEVRKHIPDFYHRGINAAIFNLGYLPKGDKSIITRPDTTIEAIRQLFDMLKPGGLIVLVVYHGHAGGADERNAVVEFAAGLDQQRAHVMQYGFINQVNTPPFIVAIEKRPAI